Proteins encoded in a region of the Poecilia reticulata strain Guanapo linkage group LG14, Guppy_female_1.0+MT, whole genome shotgun sequence genome:
- the LOC103475662 gene encoding prenylcysteine oxidase-like isoform X1: protein MGGFQLPLIAVVLTVCSAVGNPETPAHEDGAPPSRIAVVGAGIGGSSTAHFLRQHFGPEVQVDVFEKGEVGGRLATVTVNHNEYESGGSIIHSLNLHMQEFVKQLGLKYRRNVAGKTAVFNGEEVILEETDWYLLDLFRLWWRYGISFIRLQMWVEEIMEKFMRIYKYQAHGYAFSSVEELLDSLGGSGFINMTRRPLSDSLLELGVSQRFIDEVIAPVMRVNYGQNVSIPAFVGAVSLAGAQNNLWAVEGGNKQVCSGLLKMANANLLKAQVTSISPLHSGIPPLTFSEKRLF from the exons ATGGGCGGCTTTCAACTCCCGCTTATCGCGGTGGTGCTAACGGTCTGCTCAGCTGTCGGAAACCCGGAGACACCCGCTCATGAAGACGGTGCTCCGCCTTCACGAATCG CTGTGGTTGGAGCAGGTATAGGAGGCAGCTCGACGGCCCATTTCCTGCGCCAACACTTCGGTCCTGAGGTGCAGGTGGACGTGTTCGAGAAGGGCGAGGTCGGAGGTCGCCTGGCCACTGTAACCGTCAACCACAATGAATACGAGTCTGGAGGATCCATTATTCACTCCCTCAACCTGCACATGCAGGAATTTGTCAAACAGCTTG GTTTGAAATACCGTCGAAATGTGGCAGGAAAGACTGCCGTTTTTAATGGTGAAGAGGTGATTTTGGAGGAGACCGACTGGTACCTGTTGGATCTGTTCCGGCTTTGGTGGCGCTATGGGATCAGCTTCATACGGCTGCAGATGTGGGTGGAGGAAATCATGGAGAAATTTATGAG GATTTATAAGTACCAGGCTCACGGCTACGCCTTCAGCTCCGTGGAGGAACTCCTGGACTCTCTGGGAGGCAGCGGCTTCATCAACATGACCAGACGGCCGCTCTCCGACTCGCTGCTGGAGCTGGGCGTGTCGCAGCGCTTCATAGATGAGGTCATCGCTCCCGTCATGAGGGTCAACTACGGACAGAACGTCAGCATCCCCGCCTTTGTAG GTGCTGTTTCTTTGGCTGGTGCCCAGAACAACCTGTGGGCGGTGGAAGGAGGAAACAAGCAGGTGTGTTCAGGACTCCTGAAGATGGCTAACGCTAACTTACTGAAGGCTCAGGTCACATCTATCTCCCCGCTCCACTCAGGTATACCTCCACTGACGTTTTCtgaaaaaagattattttaa
- the LOC103475662 gene encoding prenylcysteine oxidase-like isoform X2, with translation MGGFQLPLIAVVLTVCSAVGNPETPAHEDGAPPSRIAVVGAGIGGSSTAHFLRQHFGPEVQVDVFEKGEVGGRLATVTVNHNEYESGGSIIHSLNLHMQEFVKQLGLKYRRNVAGKTAVFNGEEVILEETDWYLLDLFRLWWRYGISFIRLQMWVEEIMEKFMRIYKYQAHGYAFSSVEELLDSLGGSGFINMTRRPLSDSLLELGVSQRFIDEVIAPVMRVNYGQNVSIPAFVLFLWLVPRTTCGRWKEETSRCVQDS, from the exons ATGGGCGGCTTTCAACTCCCGCTTATCGCGGTGGTGCTAACGGTCTGCTCAGCTGTCGGAAACCCGGAGACACCCGCTCATGAAGACGGTGCTCCGCCTTCACGAATCG CTGTGGTTGGAGCAGGTATAGGAGGCAGCTCGACGGCCCATTTCCTGCGCCAACACTTCGGTCCTGAGGTGCAGGTGGACGTGTTCGAGAAGGGCGAGGTCGGAGGTCGCCTGGCCACTGTAACCGTCAACCACAATGAATACGAGTCTGGAGGATCCATTATTCACTCCCTCAACCTGCACATGCAGGAATTTGTCAAACAGCTTG GTTTGAAATACCGTCGAAATGTGGCAGGAAAGACTGCCGTTTTTAATGGTGAAGAGGTGATTTTGGAGGAGACCGACTGGTACCTGTTGGATCTGTTCCGGCTTTGGTGGCGCTATGGGATCAGCTTCATACGGCTGCAGATGTGGGTGGAGGAAATCATGGAGAAATTTATGAG GATTTATAAGTACCAGGCTCACGGCTACGCCTTCAGCTCCGTGGAGGAACTCCTGGACTCTCTGGGAGGCAGCGGCTTCATCAACATGACCAGACGGCCGCTCTCCGACTCGCTGCTGGAGCTGGGCGTGTCGCAGCGCTTCATAGATGAGGTCATCGCTCCCGTCATGAGGGTCAACTACGGACAGAACGTCAGCATCCCCGCCTTT GTGCTGTTTCTTTGGCTGGTGCCCAGAACAACCTGTGGGCGGTGGAAGGAGGAAACAAGCAGGTGTGTTCAGGACTCCTGA
- the tcerg1b gene encoding transcription elongation regulator 1 isoform X1 yields MADQTESETLGFNDNRMAQQAVRFRSPAPATAPAPTPAQTPVLRGPPPLLRPPPPPFGMMRGPPPRPPFARPPFDPNMPPIPPPGGMPPPIGPPHLQRPPFLPPPIGNLPPPPGMLFPPGMPPVPASGNPALNPAEEIWVENKTSEGKTYYYNARTRESSWSKPDGVKIIQQSELNPLLVAGATAAGSGANVGATGPASTNSGNTAASTAPVASPTQAPTSIPTHTLTSSPDPTTNPSPSGTIAATVVADLPPVATVTSTVAVSPVTVVTVSTVPSPVTAVQTVPLLPAALPHSVAQPTAAIPAFPPVMVPPFRVPLPGMHIPLPGVAMVQIVGAPCVKAGPSANGMLPGMGPPLVSMMHPQLTLSPAPASIAGSLQLPEWTEYRTADGKTYYYNNRTLESTWEKPHTLIEKEKEAEKAKERLTQEEAEAMEMEDDDIKMENTNNMKEEPKEEEMTEEEKAAQKARPVATNPIPGTPWCVVWTGDDRVFFYNPTTRLSMWDRPEELVGRSDVDKHIQEPPHKRGLEDSKKTGISKEEPEMSLATEDSPDEEPTKSKKRKKEETKEADSEKEAAMEAELRAARERAVVPLEARMTQFRDMLLERGVSAFSTWDKELHKIVFDPRYLLLNPKERKQVFDQYVKTRAEEERKEKKNKLMQAKDDFRRMMEDSKLTSKTTFSEFAMKHGRDPRFKAIDKMKDREAIFIEFMTAMRKRDKEDSKTRGEKVRQDFFDLLSDQHVEGNQRWSKVKERLETDPRYKAVDSSALREELFKQFMEKQAKNVDIDKERELERQARIEASLREREREVQKARSEQTKEIDREREQHKREEAIQNFKALMSDMVRSSDATWSDTRRNLRKDHRWESASLLEREEKEKLFNEHVEALAKKKKEQFRQLLDETSMITLTTTWKEVKKVIKDDPRCIKFSSSDRKRQREFEDYIKDKYITAKADFRTLLKETKFITYRSRKLIQESDQHLKDVEKILQNDKRYLVLECVPEERRKLIMFYIEDLDRRGPPPPPTASEPTRRSTK; encoded by the exons AATGGCGCAGCAGGCAGTGCGGTTCCGCAGCCCTGCGCCTGCCACTGCCCCCGCACCTACGCCAGCCCAGACCCCAGTTTTACGAGGCCCTCCGCCACTGCTAAGGCCACCGCCGCCTCCATTTGGCATGATGAGGGGCCCGCCGCCAAGACCCCCGTTTGCCCGACCTCCCTTTGACCCAAACATGCCGCCTATCCCACCACCTGGAGGCATGCCACCACCCATTGGACCTCCTCACCTCCAG AGGCCTCCTTTCCTTCCCCCACCCATTGGCAACTTGCCACCTCCTCCAGGGATGCTGTTTCCTCCTGGGATGCCTCCTGTTCCTGCATCTGGAAACCCAGCTCTCAATCCTGCAGAGGAAATCTGGGTAGAGAACAAAACGTCAGAGGGAAAG ACATATTACTACAACGCTCGGACCAGAGAGTCATCATGGAGCAAACCAGACGGTGTGAAGATCATCCAGCAGTCTGAACTCAACCCTCTTCTGGTAGCGGGGGCTACAGCTGCAGGTTCTGGTGCGAACGTGGGCGCGACCGGACCCGCTAGCACCAACAGCGGAAACACAGCTGCCAGCACGGCGCCAGTGGCCTCCCCCACTCAGGCCCCGACCTCTATCCCGACCCACACGCTGACATCGAGTCCAGACCCCACCACCAACCCCTCGCCCTCTGGGACCATCGCAG CCACCGTTGTAGCAGACCTCCCCCCTGTTGCCACTGTGACGTCCACTGTTGCTGTGTCGCCGGTCACCGTGGTGACCGTTTCCACGGTGCCGTCCCCTGTCACGGCGGTCCAGACTGTGCCACTGCTGCCAGCAGCCTTGCCTCACAGTGTGGCCCAGCCCACTGCAGCCATACCTGCCTTCCCACCCGTCATGGTGCCACCTTTCCGGGTGCCTTTGCCAGGCATGCACATCCCTCTACCAG GTGTAGCAATGGTGCAGATAGTAGGTGCTCCCTGTGTAAAGGCAGGCCCCAGCGCCAACG GCATGCTCCCTGGTATGGGCCCGCCTTTAGTTTCCATGATGCACCCGCAGCTGACGCTTTCGCCTGCTCCGGCGTCCATAGCCGGATCGCTGCAGCTTCCTGAGTGGACGGAGTACAGGACAGCCGATGGGAAAACGTACTACTACAACAACCGCACGCTGGAGTCCACCTGGGAGAAACCACACACCCTCATAGAGAAAG AAAAAGAAGCGGAGAAGGCCAAAGAACGTCTGACCCAGGAGGAAGCTGAGGCAATGGAGATGGAGGATGATGATATAAAGATGGAAAACACTAATAATATGAAGGAG GAGCCTAAAGAAGAAGAGATGACTGAGGAAGAAAAGGCAGCTCAGAAAGCCCGGCCTGTCGCCACCAACCCCATTCCTGGCACACCTTG GTGTGTGGTATGGACGGGTGACGACCGGGTTTTCTTCTACAACCCGACCACACGGCTGTCGATGTGGGACCGGCCCGAAGAGCTGGTCGGCCGATCCGACGTGGACAAACACATCCAGGAGCCGCCACACAAGAGGGGCCTGGAGGACAGCAAGAAGACGG GTATCAGTAAGGAGGAACCAGAGATGTCGCTGGCCACTGAAGATAGTCCAGATGAGGAGCCAACCAAATCCAAAAAGAGAAA GAAGGAAGAAACAAAGGAGGCGGACTCTGAGAAGGAAGCAGCCATGGAGGCAGAGTTGCGAGCGGCCAGAGAGAGAGCGGTGGTGCCCCTAGAGGCCAGGATGACCCAGTTCAGAGACATGTTGCTGGAGAGAGGG GTGTCTGCGTTCTCGACCTGGGACAAAGAGCTCCATAAGATCGTGTTCGACCCACGCTACCTTCTGCTCAacccaaaagaaagaaaacag GTTTTTGATCAGTATGTGAAAACaagagctgaagaggaaagaaaggagaagaagaacaagCTCATGCAGGCCAAAGATGATTTCAGGCGGATGATGGAGGATTCCAAGCTCACATCCAA AACAACATTTAGTGAATTTGCCATGAAGCATGGAAGAGATCCAAGATTCAAGGCCATCGACAAGATGAAGGACAGGGAGGCGATCTTCATCGAATTTATGACCGCTATGAGGAAGCGAGACAAAGAAGACTCCAAAACCAGAGGAGAGAAG gtTAGGCAAGACTTTTTTGACCTGCTAAGCGACCAACACGTGGAGGGAAATCAGCGATGGAGCAAAGTGAAAGAGCGGCTAGAGACTGACCCTCGGTACAAGGCTGTGGACAGCTCCGCTCTCAGAGAGGAGCTATTCAAACAGTTCATGGAGAAGCAAGCAAAG AATGTGGACATTGACAAGGAGCGAGAGCTGGAGCGGCAGGCTCGCATCGAGGCCAGCCTCAGAGAGAGGGAGCGGGAGGTGCAGAAAGCCCGATCGGAGCAGACCAAAGAGATCGACCGAGAAAGGGAGCAGCACAAACGGGAGGAGGCCATCCAGAACTTCAAAGCCCTCATGTCTGACATG GTCCGTTCTTCGGACGCAACGTGGTCGGACACGCGCCGCAACCTGCGGAAGGACCACCGCTGGGAGTCGGCTTCCCTGCTGGaaagggaggagaaggagaagctGTTCAACGAGCACGTGGAGGCGCTggccaagaagaagaaggaacaGTTCAGGCAGCTGCTTGACGAGACCAGCATG ATCACACTGACAACTACATGGAAGGAAGTCAAGAAGGTCATCAAAGATGACCCCCGCTGTATTAAATTCTCCTCCAGTGACAGA AAGAGACAGCGAGAGTTTGAAGACTACATCAAAGACAAATACATCACGGCCAAAGCTGACTTCAGAACCCTGCTGAAGGAGACAAAGTTCATCACGTACAG GTCCAGAAAGCTGATCCAGGAGTCGGACCAGCACCTGAAAGACGTGGAGAAGATCCTTCAAAACGACAAGCGATACCTCGTGCTGGAGTGCGTCCCAGAGGAGCGCAGAAAGCTGATCATGTTCTACATCGAGGATTTGGACCGACGCGGCCCGCCTCCTCCCCCCACCGCCTCTGAGCCGACGCGACGCTCCACCAAGTGA
- the tcerg1b gene encoding transcription elongation regulator 1 isoform X2, giving the protein MADQTESETLGFNDNRMAQQAVRFRSPAPATAPAPTPAQTPVLRGPPPLLRPPPPPFGMMRGPPPRPPFARPPFDPNMPPIPPPGGMPPPIGPPHLQRPPFLPPPIGNLPPPPGMLFPPGMPPVPASGNPALNPAEEIWVENKTSEGKTYYYNARTRESSWSKPDGVKIIQQSELNPLLVAGATAAGSGANVGATGPASTNSGNTAASTAPVASPTQAPTSIPTHTLTSSPDPTTNPSPSGTIAATVVADLPPVATVTSTVAVSPVTVVTVSTVPSPVTAVQTVPLLPAALPHSVAQPTAAIPAFPPVMVPPFRVPLPGMHIPLPGMLPGMGPPLVSMMHPQLTLSPAPASIAGSLQLPEWTEYRTADGKTYYYNNRTLESTWEKPHTLIEKEKEAEKAKERLTQEEAEAMEMEDDDIKMENTNNMKEEPKEEEMTEEEKAAQKARPVATNPIPGTPWCVVWTGDDRVFFYNPTTRLSMWDRPEELVGRSDVDKHIQEPPHKRGLEDSKKTGISKEEPEMSLATEDSPDEEPTKSKKRKKEETKEADSEKEAAMEAELRAARERAVVPLEARMTQFRDMLLERGVSAFSTWDKELHKIVFDPRYLLLNPKERKQVFDQYVKTRAEEERKEKKNKLMQAKDDFRRMMEDSKLTSKTTFSEFAMKHGRDPRFKAIDKMKDREAIFIEFMTAMRKRDKEDSKTRGEKVRQDFFDLLSDQHVEGNQRWSKVKERLETDPRYKAVDSSALREELFKQFMEKQAKNVDIDKERELERQARIEASLREREREVQKARSEQTKEIDREREQHKREEAIQNFKALMSDMVRSSDATWSDTRRNLRKDHRWESASLLEREEKEKLFNEHVEALAKKKKEQFRQLLDETSMITLTTTWKEVKKVIKDDPRCIKFSSSDRKRQREFEDYIKDKYITAKADFRTLLKETKFITYRSRKLIQESDQHLKDVEKILQNDKRYLVLECVPEERRKLIMFYIEDLDRRGPPPPPTASEPTRRSTK; this is encoded by the exons AATGGCGCAGCAGGCAGTGCGGTTCCGCAGCCCTGCGCCTGCCACTGCCCCCGCACCTACGCCAGCCCAGACCCCAGTTTTACGAGGCCCTCCGCCACTGCTAAGGCCACCGCCGCCTCCATTTGGCATGATGAGGGGCCCGCCGCCAAGACCCCCGTTTGCCCGACCTCCCTTTGACCCAAACATGCCGCCTATCCCACCACCTGGAGGCATGCCACCACCCATTGGACCTCCTCACCTCCAG AGGCCTCCTTTCCTTCCCCCACCCATTGGCAACTTGCCACCTCCTCCAGGGATGCTGTTTCCTCCTGGGATGCCTCCTGTTCCTGCATCTGGAAACCCAGCTCTCAATCCTGCAGAGGAAATCTGGGTAGAGAACAAAACGTCAGAGGGAAAG ACATATTACTACAACGCTCGGACCAGAGAGTCATCATGGAGCAAACCAGACGGTGTGAAGATCATCCAGCAGTCTGAACTCAACCCTCTTCTGGTAGCGGGGGCTACAGCTGCAGGTTCTGGTGCGAACGTGGGCGCGACCGGACCCGCTAGCACCAACAGCGGAAACACAGCTGCCAGCACGGCGCCAGTGGCCTCCCCCACTCAGGCCCCGACCTCTATCCCGACCCACACGCTGACATCGAGTCCAGACCCCACCACCAACCCCTCGCCCTCTGGGACCATCGCAG CCACCGTTGTAGCAGACCTCCCCCCTGTTGCCACTGTGACGTCCACTGTTGCTGTGTCGCCGGTCACCGTGGTGACCGTTTCCACGGTGCCGTCCCCTGTCACGGCGGTCCAGACTGTGCCACTGCTGCCAGCAGCCTTGCCTCACAGTGTGGCCCAGCCCACTGCAGCCATACCTGCCTTCCCACCCGTCATGGTGCCACCTTTCCGGGTGCCTTTGCCAGGCATGCACATCCCTCTACCAG GCATGCTCCCTGGTATGGGCCCGCCTTTAGTTTCCATGATGCACCCGCAGCTGACGCTTTCGCCTGCTCCGGCGTCCATAGCCGGATCGCTGCAGCTTCCTGAGTGGACGGAGTACAGGACAGCCGATGGGAAAACGTACTACTACAACAACCGCACGCTGGAGTCCACCTGGGAGAAACCACACACCCTCATAGAGAAAG AAAAAGAAGCGGAGAAGGCCAAAGAACGTCTGACCCAGGAGGAAGCTGAGGCAATGGAGATGGAGGATGATGATATAAAGATGGAAAACACTAATAATATGAAGGAG GAGCCTAAAGAAGAAGAGATGACTGAGGAAGAAAAGGCAGCTCAGAAAGCCCGGCCTGTCGCCACCAACCCCATTCCTGGCACACCTTG GTGTGTGGTATGGACGGGTGACGACCGGGTTTTCTTCTACAACCCGACCACACGGCTGTCGATGTGGGACCGGCCCGAAGAGCTGGTCGGCCGATCCGACGTGGACAAACACATCCAGGAGCCGCCACACAAGAGGGGCCTGGAGGACAGCAAGAAGACGG GTATCAGTAAGGAGGAACCAGAGATGTCGCTGGCCACTGAAGATAGTCCAGATGAGGAGCCAACCAAATCCAAAAAGAGAAA GAAGGAAGAAACAAAGGAGGCGGACTCTGAGAAGGAAGCAGCCATGGAGGCAGAGTTGCGAGCGGCCAGAGAGAGAGCGGTGGTGCCCCTAGAGGCCAGGATGACCCAGTTCAGAGACATGTTGCTGGAGAGAGGG GTGTCTGCGTTCTCGACCTGGGACAAAGAGCTCCATAAGATCGTGTTCGACCCACGCTACCTTCTGCTCAacccaaaagaaagaaaacag GTTTTTGATCAGTATGTGAAAACaagagctgaagaggaaagaaaggagaagaagaacaagCTCATGCAGGCCAAAGATGATTTCAGGCGGATGATGGAGGATTCCAAGCTCACATCCAA AACAACATTTAGTGAATTTGCCATGAAGCATGGAAGAGATCCAAGATTCAAGGCCATCGACAAGATGAAGGACAGGGAGGCGATCTTCATCGAATTTATGACCGCTATGAGGAAGCGAGACAAAGAAGACTCCAAAACCAGAGGAGAGAAG gtTAGGCAAGACTTTTTTGACCTGCTAAGCGACCAACACGTGGAGGGAAATCAGCGATGGAGCAAAGTGAAAGAGCGGCTAGAGACTGACCCTCGGTACAAGGCTGTGGACAGCTCCGCTCTCAGAGAGGAGCTATTCAAACAGTTCATGGAGAAGCAAGCAAAG AATGTGGACATTGACAAGGAGCGAGAGCTGGAGCGGCAGGCTCGCATCGAGGCCAGCCTCAGAGAGAGGGAGCGGGAGGTGCAGAAAGCCCGATCGGAGCAGACCAAAGAGATCGACCGAGAAAGGGAGCAGCACAAACGGGAGGAGGCCATCCAGAACTTCAAAGCCCTCATGTCTGACATG GTCCGTTCTTCGGACGCAACGTGGTCGGACACGCGCCGCAACCTGCGGAAGGACCACCGCTGGGAGTCGGCTTCCCTGCTGGaaagggaggagaaggagaagctGTTCAACGAGCACGTGGAGGCGCTggccaagaagaagaaggaacaGTTCAGGCAGCTGCTTGACGAGACCAGCATG ATCACACTGACAACTACATGGAAGGAAGTCAAGAAGGTCATCAAAGATGACCCCCGCTGTATTAAATTCTCCTCCAGTGACAGA AAGAGACAGCGAGAGTTTGAAGACTACATCAAAGACAAATACATCACGGCCAAAGCTGACTTCAGAACCCTGCTGAAGGAGACAAAGTTCATCACGTACAG GTCCAGAAAGCTGATCCAGGAGTCGGACCAGCACCTGAAAGACGTGGAGAAGATCCTTCAAAACGACAAGCGATACCTCGTGCTGGAGTGCGTCCCAGAGGAGCGCAGAAAGCTGATCATGTTCTACATCGAGGATTTGGACCGACGCGGCCCGCCTCCTCCCCCCACCGCCTCTGAGCCGACGCGACGCTCCACCAAGTGA